In Centroberyx gerrardi isolate f3 chromosome 20, fCenGer3.hap1.cur.20231027, whole genome shotgun sequence, a genomic segment contains:
- the pgs1 gene encoding CDP-diacylglycerol--glycerol-3-phosphate 3-phosphatidyltransferase, mitochondrial: protein MAAPMSWRRLVYSVYTPALAGVFTRISDRLFRARDRRRGSSVLLLAPLLAEADPAPPRVSKSAGSAGAQGTDGLHARFRWMAEHVPAFRVPGAHIHILTSPDQFYQAMKARIKTAKRRVVMASLYLGTGPLEQDLVDCMEEALQRSQDDSHAPDLKVSILLDYTRGSRGEINSRTMLLPLLQRFGSQMRVSLYHTPDLRGLLRMLVPQRFNETIGVQHIKVYLFDDSIIISGANLSDSYFTNRQDRYVLLENCGEVADFFSELVGAVGDVSLQLHPDDSVTMLEGMVHPYKGNREDFSSSARKRIMEVVNTARTRQQLLNQSEDSEDEGMGEREEEGEDDTWVFPLVQMKPLGIQVDEQVTQRLLTDAGADSTVFLTSGYFNLTRAYMGLVLGAGASYRILTASPEVNGFFGAKGVAGAIPAAYIHIARQFYNKVCQLGQQERVHLHEYHRSQWTFHAKGLWYYLQGQDRPCLTLIGSPNFGYRSVHRDLEAQIAIVTANQELQAQLQEEQEMLYQRSTEVSGSTFERPDRRVKLWVKLVTPLIKNFF from the exons GTCCtcggtgctgctgctggccccGCTGCTGGCAGAAGCCGACCCGGCCCCTCCCCGCGTCTCCAAGTCCGCGGGTTCGGCCGGAGCTCAGGGCACAGACGGCCTCCACGCCCGCTTCCGATGGATGGCAGAGCATGTCCCCGCCTTCCGGGTGCCAGGCGCCCACATCCACATCCTCACCTCCCCCGACCAGTTCTACCAGGCTATGaag GCACGCATCAAGACCGCTAAGAGGCGAGTGGTGATGGCCTCGCTGTATCTGGGGACAGGTCCGCTGGAGCAGGACCTG GTGGACTGCATGGAGGAAGCACTACAACGCTCGCAGGACGACAGCCACGCTCCGGACCTGAAGGTCTCCATCTTGCTAGACTACACACGCGGCTCAAGAG gCGAGATAAACTCCAGGACCATGCTGCTGCCGCTGTTGCAGCGCTTCGGCTCTCAGATGCGCGTGTCTCTGTACCACACTCCTGACCTTCGGGGGCTGCTGCGGATGCTGGTGCCTCAGCGCTTCAACGAGACCATCGGAGTCCAGCACATCAAAGTCTACTTGTTTGACGACAGCATCATCATCAGCGG GGCCAACCTGAGCGACTCGTACTTCACCAACAGACAGGACCGCTACGTGCTGCTGGAGAACTGCGGGGAGGTGGCCGACTTCTTCTCCGAGCTCGTGGGAGCCGTGGGAGACGTTTCCCTGCAGCTCCATCCTGACGACTCTGTAACCATGCTGGAGGGCATGGTGCACCCATATAAAG GCAACCGGGAGGACTTCTCGTCCTCGGCCAGGAAGCGCATCATGGAGGTGGTGAACACGGCCCGCACGCGGCAACAGCTGCTGAACCAATCGGAGGACTCCGAGGACGAGGGGATgggggagcgggaggaggagggggaggacgaCACGTGGGTGTTCCCGCTGGTCCAGATGAAGCCTCTGGGAATCCAGGTGGACGAGCAGGTCACACAG CGCCTGCTGACAGACGCAGGTGCTGactccactgtgtttctgaCGTCGGGTTACTTCAACCTGACCCGGGCGTACATGGGGCTGGTGCTGGGGGCCGGAGCCAGCTACCGCATCCTCACCGCCTCCCCAGAGGTCAACGGCTTCTTCGGGGCCAAGGGCGTCGCCGGGGCGATCCCCGCTGCTTACATTCACATCGCCAGACAGTTCTACAACAAAGTGTGCCAGTTAGGCCAGCAGGAGAGGGTGCACCTCCACGAATACCACAGGTCACAGTGGACCTTCCACGCCAAGG GTCTGTGGTATTACCTCCAGGGGCAGGATCGGCCTTGCCTCACTCTAATTGGCTCTCCTAATTTCGGTTACCGCTCAGTTCACCGTGACCTGGAGGCCCAAATCGCCATAGTAACAGCGAATCAGGAATTGCAGGCCCAGCTGCAGGAG GAACAGGAGATGTTGTACCAGAGGTCCACAGAAGTGTCCGGCTCTACGTTCGAGCGGCCAGACCGCCGCGTCAAGCTGTGGGTCAAGCTGGTCACTCCCCTCATCAAGAACTTCTTCTGA
- the LOC139918330 gene encoding cytohesin-1 isoform X2 — MQRNKQVAMGRKKFNMDPKKGIRFLIDSSLLKNTSDDIAQFLYKGEGLNKTAIGDYLGERDDFNIEVLHAFVELHEFTDLNLVQALRQFLWSFRLPGEAQKIDRMMEAFAQRYCHCNPGVFQSTDTCYVLSFAVIMLNTSLHNPNVKDKPSVQRFTAMNRGINDGGDLPEELLRNLYESIKNEPFKIPEDDGNDLTHTFFNPDREGWLLKLGGGRVKTWKRRWFILTDNCLYYFEYTTDKEPRGIIPLENLSIREVDDSKKPNCFELFIPDHKDQVIKACKTEADGRVVEGNHTFYRISAPTTEEKDEWISSIKAAISKDPFYEMLAARKKKVSSLKGL; from the exons atgcagagaaacaaacaggTGGCCATGGGCCGCAAGAAGTTCAACATGGACCCCAAAAAG GGGATCAgatttttgattgacagctcccTGCTGAAGAACACCAGTGATGACATCGCCCAGTTCCTCTacaagggggaggggcttaatAAGACTGCTATTGGCGACTACCTGGGGGAGAG AGATGACTTCAACATCGAGGTCCTGCATGCCTTTGTGGAGCTACATGAGTTCACAGACCTGAACCTGGTCCAGGCGCTCAGACAGTTCCTCTGGAGCTTCAGGCTGCCTGGCGAGGCTCAGAAGATTGACCGCATGATGGAGGCCTTCGCCCAGCGATACTGTCACTGTAACCCTGGGGTGTTTCAgagcacag ACACCTGTTATGTGTTGTCGTTCGCCGTGATCATGCTGAACACCAGTCTACACAACCCCAACGTGAAGGACAAGCCCTCTGTTCAGAGATTCACCGCCATGAACAGAGGCATCAATGACGGAGGCGACCTGCCAGAGGAGCTGCTCAGG AACCTGTACGAGAGCATCAAGAACGAACCCTTCAAGATCCCAGAGGATGATGGGAatgacctcacacacaccttcttcAACCCCGACAGAGAGGGCTGGCTACTCAAGCTAGG AGGTGGACGAGTTAAGACCTGGAAGAGGCGCTGGTTTATTCTCACAGATAACTGCCTCTACTACTTTGAATACACCACT GATAAGGAACCCAGAGGGATTATTCCTCTGGAAAATCTGAGTATCAGAGAAGTGGACGACTCCAAGaaaccg AACTGTTTTGAGCTCTTCATCCCAGACCACAAGGATCAGGTGATCAAGGCCTGCAAGACGGAGGCAGACGGCCGTGTTGTTGAGGGAAACCACACTTTCTACAGAATCTCCGCCCCGACCACAGAAGAAAAGGACGAGTGGATCAGCAGCATCAA AGCTGCTATAAGCAAAGACCCTTTCTATGAGATGCTGGCTGCCCGGAAAAAGAAGGTCTCCTCTCTGAAGGGGCTGTAG
- the LOC139918330 gene encoding cytohesin-1 isoform X1, translated as MVLKSEDGVVPDDLSPEERQELESIRRRKQELLQDIQRLKDEIAEVTNEIENLGLTEERKSMQRNKQVAMGRKKFNMDPKKGIRFLIDSSLLKNTSDDIAQFLYKGEGLNKTAIGDYLGERDDFNIEVLHAFVELHEFTDLNLVQALRQFLWSFRLPGEAQKIDRMMEAFAQRYCHCNPGVFQSTDTCYVLSFAVIMLNTSLHNPNVKDKPSVQRFTAMNRGINDGGDLPEELLRNLYESIKNEPFKIPEDDGNDLTHTFFNPDREGWLLKLGGRVKTWKRRWFILTDNCLYYFEYTTDKEPRGIIPLENLSIREVDDSKKPNCFELFIPDHKDQVIKACKTEADGRVVEGNHTFYRISAPTTEEKDEWISSIKAAISKDPFYEMLAARKKKVSSLKGL; from the exons tGCCTGATGACCTCAGCCcagaagagaggcaggagtTGGAGAGCATCCGCCGCAGGAAACAAGAGCTACTGCAGGACATTCaa AGGCTGAAGGATGAGATTGCAGAGGTGACCAATGAGATTGAAAACCTGGGCTTGACTGAAGAGAG GAAAAGCatgcagagaaacaaacaggTGGCCATGGGCCGCAAGAAGTTCAACATGGACCCCAAAAAG GGGATCAgatttttgattgacagctcccTGCTGAAGAACACCAGTGATGACATCGCCCAGTTCCTCTacaagggggaggggcttaatAAGACTGCTATTGGCGACTACCTGGGGGAGAG AGATGACTTCAACATCGAGGTCCTGCATGCCTTTGTGGAGCTACATGAGTTCACAGACCTGAACCTGGTCCAGGCGCTCAGACAGTTCCTCTGGAGCTTCAGGCTGCCTGGCGAGGCTCAGAAGATTGACCGCATGATGGAGGCCTTCGCCCAGCGATACTGTCACTGTAACCCTGGGGTGTTTCAgagcacag ACACCTGTTATGTGTTGTCGTTCGCCGTGATCATGCTGAACACCAGTCTACACAACCCCAACGTGAAGGACAAGCCCTCTGTTCAGAGATTCACCGCCATGAACAGAGGCATCAATGACGGAGGCGACCTGCCAGAGGAGCTGCTCAGG AACCTGTACGAGAGCATCAAGAACGAACCCTTCAAGATCCCAGAGGATGATGGGAatgacctcacacacaccttcttcAACCCCGACAGAGAGGGCTGGCTACTCAAGCTAG GTGGACGAGTTAAGACCTGGAAGAGGCGCTGGTTTATTCTCACAGATAACTGCCTCTACTACTTTGAATACACCACT GATAAGGAACCCAGAGGGATTATTCCTCTGGAAAATCTGAGTATCAGAGAAGTGGACGACTCCAAGaaaccg AACTGTTTTGAGCTCTTCATCCCAGACCACAAGGATCAGGTGATCAAGGCCTGCAAGACGGAGGCAGACGGCCGTGTTGTTGAGGGAAACCACACTTTCTACAGAATCTCCGCCCCGACCACAGAAGAAAAGGACGAGTGGATCAGCAGCATCAA AGCTGCTATAAGCAAAGACCCTTTCTATGAGATGCTGGCTGCCCGGAAAAAGAAGGTCTCCTCTCTGAAGGGGCTGTAG